The following are encoded in a window of Flavobacterium sp. WC2421 genomic DNA:
- a CDS encoding DUF4382 domain-containing protein, producing the protein MKKILLIATFIVFGITVNSCSSDSTSGTYAYNVRMTDAPGPYEKVNIDLKAVEVTGNNGQTVLLNTTAGIYNLLEFSNGLSTLIATSELSDANVSQIRLILGSNNTVVVGGVTYPLDTPSAEQSGLKLQVHQTLLADIQNEILLDFDANASIVKTGNGTYKLKPVVRTIVTAITGNIKGSITPIGTLAVATATSVDAVEYSSSVNALGQFQISGLLPGIYTFTITPLLPLLPVTQTNVVVTAGVNTNVGVIAL; encoded by the coding sequence ATGAAAAAGATACTTTTAATTGCTACGTTTATTGTATTTGGAATTACAGTGAACTCTTGTAGCAGCGATTCTACTTCTGGCACTTATGCCTACAATGTTCGTATGACAGATGCTCCTGGACCTTATGAAAAGGTAAACATTGATTTAAAAGCGGTGGAAGTTACAGGAAACAATGGGCAAACGGTACTATTAAACACTACAGCTGGTATTTATAACCTTTTAGAGTTTTCGAATGGTTTGAGTACACTAATTGCTACGAGTGAATTGAGTGATGCTAACGTATCACAAATTAGGTTGATACTTGGGTCTAACAACACAGTGGTTGTGGGAGGTGTTACTTATCCTTTAGACACGCCAAGTGCGGAACAATCAGGTTTGAAATTACAAGTACACCAAACCTTGCTTGCGGATATTCAAAATGAGATCCTACTTGATTTTGATGCCAATGCTTCTATTGTAAAAACGGGAAATGGAACGTACAAACTAAAACCAGTGGTTAGAACTATAGTTACCGCTATTACTGGAAATATCAAAGGAAGTATTACGCCTATTGGTACTTTGGCAGTGGCAACAGCTACCTCTGTTGATGCTGTAGAATACTCTAGTAGTGTGAATGCGTTAGGTCAGTTTCAAATATCAGGGCTTTTACCTGGAATCTACACTTTTACTATAACGCCTTTATTGCCATTACTGCCTGTAACCCAAACAAATGTGGTGGTAACAGCAGGTGTAAACACTAATGTGGGTGTGATAGCGCTATAA
- the moaCB gene encoding bifunctional molybdenum cofactor biosynthesis protein MoaC/MoaB has translation MVDITHKISTLRSATATATVLVSHQDTIDAIVNNTVPKGNVLEMAKTAGLFAVKNTHLSIPDCHPLPIEFTSVEYEISGLTIAIIFKVKTVYKTGVEVEAMHGASIVALTMYDMLKPIDKNIEISTIKLVEKKGGKSSFKNKFPNPIKAAVFVCSDSIFAGQKEDRSGKIIVEKLDSYGIETTHYEIIPDEIDYIQERTTRFAQDEYQLIIFTGGTGLSPRDVTPEALEPLLESRIPGIEEAIRSYGQQRMPYAMLSRSMVGTIGNTLVLALPGSTNGARESMDAVFPHALHVFHVLKGNNHDAK, from the coding sequence ATGGTAGACATTACGCATAAAATAAGTACATTACGTTCGGCAACTGCGACTGCTACGGTATTGGTGAGTCATCAAGACACCATTGATGCCATTGTAAATAACACCGTTCCCAAAGGCAATGTGCTCGAAATGGCCAAAACGGCGGGTTTATTTGCGGTAAAAAACACCCATTTATCCATACCAGATTGCCATCCGCTTCCTATTGAATTTACTTCGGTAGAATATGAAATTAGCGGACTCACCATCGCCATTATTTTCAAAGTAAAAACCGTTTATAAAACAGGTGTTGAGGTCGAGGCCATGCACGGCGCGTCTATTGTGGCGTTGACCATGTACGATATGCTGAAACCGATCGATAAAAACATCGAAATTTCGACTATTAAACTAGTGGAGAAAAAAGGCGGAAAATCGTCTTTCAAAAATAAATTCCCCAATCCAATCAAAGCGGCGGTTTTTGTCTGTTCCGATTCTATTTTTGCAGGCCAAAAAGAAGATCGCTCGGGTAAAATTATTGTCGAAAAATTAGATTCGTATGGTATAGAAACCACCCATTACGAAATCATTCCGGATGAGATCGATTACATCCAAGAGCGCACCACACGATTTGCGCAGGACGAATACCAATTGATTATTTTCACAGGCGGAACCGGACTTTCGCCACGCGATGTCACGCCCGAGGCATTGGAGCCCTTGCTAGAATCTCGCATTCCAGGTATCGAGGAAGCCATTCGATCCTATGGGCAACAACGCATGCCTTATGCTATGCTTTCGCGCTCTATGGTGGGCACGATAGGCAATACTTTGGTGCTGGCTTTACCAGGATCTACTAATGGTGCTAGAGAATCCATGGATGCTGTTTTCCCGCATGCACTGCACGTTTTTCACGTATTAAAAGGCAACAATCATGACGCCAAATAA
- a CDS encoding sulfite exporter TauE/SafE family protein produces the protein MDLIATDHLLLFCIALAVIAFLYSSVGHGGASGYLALMALFAVPIVVMKPSALLLNLFVSSISFLFYYKMDFFRPKLFYPFAIASVPAAFLGGYITLDSAIYKVILGVVLVFAAFRLLGFFSSKEKELTAINIPLALACGATIGLLSGMLGIGGGIILSPILLLLGWATIKEAAAISSLFIFVNSLAGISGYVFGGKSFPVESFYFVPIAILGGILGAYYGSGCFSNKTLKYVLGTVILLASVKLIFP, from the coding sequence ATGGATTTAATAGCAACAGATCATTTACTTTTATTTTGTATCGCTCTTGCGGTTATCGCCTTTCTGTATTCTAGTGTGGGTCATGGTGGAGCATCGGGTTATTTGGCACTAATGGCTCTTTTTGCAGTACCTATTGTGGTGATGAAACCATCGGCTTTGCTGTTGAATTTATTTGTTTCTAGTATATCGTTTTTATTTTATTATAAAATGGATTTCTTTCGACCTAAACTCTTTTATCCTTTTGCGATAGCATCCGTTCCTGCCGCATTTTTGGGAGGTTATATAACATTAGACAGTGCCATTTATAAAGTGATATTGGGAGTTGTACTTGTTTTTGCTGCCTTTCGATTATTAGGGTTTTTCTCTTCGAAAGAAAAAGAACTGACTGCAATAAATATTCCATTGGCTTTGGCTTGTGGAGCCACAATCGGACTATTATCAGGAATGTTGGGGATAGGGGGCGGAATTATTTTAAGTCCGATTCTTTTATTACTAGGATGGGCAACGATAAAAGAAGCGGCAGCAATTTCTAGCTTATTCATTTTTGTAAATTCATTGGCGGGGATTTCGGGTTATGTTTTTGGAGGAAAATCGTTTCCTGTTGAAAGTTTTTATTTTGTTCCTATAGCGATTCTTGGCGGAATCTTAGGGGCCTATTATGGAAGTGGGTGTTTTTCGAATAAAACGTTGAAATATGTTTTAGGTACGGTGATTTTGTTAGCAAGTGTGAAGTTGATTTTTCCGTGA
- a CDS encoding transposase: protein MSRNYKFHNPEGLYFISFAVVGWLDVFTRNEYKDLFLESVAFCQKNKGLEIHAWCIMSNHVHLVFRSINDQNPELLIGDLKRFTSRSIVKSIQENPRESRKEFLLDFFKKEAEKSSNVKHHQFWRHDNKPIDCGAIK, encoded by the coding sequence ATGAGTAGAAATTATAAATTCCATAATCCGGAGGGTTTGTATTTTATAAGTTTTGCAGTTGTAGGTTGGTTAGATGTATTTACTCGTAATGAATACAAAGATTTATTTCTTGAAAGTGTAGCATTTTGTCAAAAAAACAAAGGATTAGAAATTCATGCTTGGTGCATTATGAGTAATCATGTGCATTTAGTTTTTAGAAGTATAAACGATCAAAATCCTGAGTTATTAATTGGGGATTTAAAACGGTTTACTAGTCGTTCGATTGTAAAAAGTATACAAGAAAATCCGAGGGAGAGCAGGAAAGAATTCTTGTTGGACTTTTTTAAAAAAGAAGCAGAGAAAAGTTCCAATGTCAAACATCATCAATTCTGGCGACACGACAACAAACCAATAGATTGTGGAGCAATAAAGTAA
- the moaA gene encoding GTP 3',8-cyclase MoaA produces the protein MTPNKNLLTDDFGRTHNYLRISLIEKCNLRCTYCMPADGIALSPKADIMTAQEIYAIAKTFVHHGVNKIRLTGGEPLLRKDFPEIITQLATLGTEISITTNGILIDRHLEVLKANKVTKINLSLDTLVATKFNAITLRNQFQGVIDNLHLLLHNGFQVKVNVVLIKGFNDNEIIDFINLTQHLPLSIRFIEFMPFAGNEWDRSKMVSQQEILDLVHTAFPPADVEKLIDDKNFTSRDFKIKNYAGSFGIISSITNPFCDGCNRIRLTANGKIKNCLFSNHETDLLTAYRSGEALETVIATAIQTKMKVRAGMTSIDEINDPALHQDNRSMISIGG, from the coding sequence ATGACGCCAAATAAAAACCTCTTAACGGATGATTTTGGGCGCACCCACAACTATTTGCGTATTTCGTTGATCGAAAAATGCAACCTGCGTTGTACCTATTGCATGCCTGCCGATGGAATCGCATTGTCTCCAAAAGCGGATATAATGACCGCACAAGAGATTTATGCCATCGCCAAAACATTCGTCCATCATGGGGTTAATAAAATACGATTAACAGGTGGTGAGCCACTATTACGAAAAGACTTTCCCGAAATAATCACCCAACTCGCCACACTAGGCACCGAGATTTCGATTACCACAAATGGTATTTTAATCGATAGGCATCTTGAAGTTTTAAAGGCCAATAAAGTCACCAAAATCAATTTGAGTCTCGATACATTGGTAGCAACCAAGTTCAATGCCATCACACTGCGCAATCAGTTTCAAGGCGTGATCGACAATTTGCATCTTTTGCTCCACAACGGCTTTCAAGTCAAGGTCAATGTGGTCTTGATAAAAGGATTCAATGACAACGAAATCATCGATTTTATAAACCTCACCCAGCATTTACCGCTATCGATTCGCTTTATAGAATTCATGCCTTTTGCCGGTAATGAGTGGGATAGGAGCAAAATGGTGTCACAGCAAGAGATTCTAGATCTGGTGCATACTGCTTTCCCGCCCGCCGATGTCGAGAAATTAATAGACGATAAAAACTTTACTTCAAGAGATTTCAAAATCAAGAATTATGCGGGCAGTTTTGGCATCATTAGTTCCATCACCAATCCTTTTTGTGATGGTTGCAACCGCATTCGATTGACTGCCAATGGCAAAATAAAAAACTGCCTGTTCTCTAACCACGAGACCGATTTACTTACCGCTTACCGCTCTGGCGAAGCCCTCGAAACCGTCATTGCCACCGCCATTCAAACCAAAATGAAAGTAAGAGCCGGCATGACCTCCATAGACGAAATAAACGATCCCGCCTTGCACCAAGACAACCGTTCCATGATTAGTATTGGGGGCTAA
- a CDS encoding molybdenum cofactor biosynthesis protein MoaE has product MGKKTVFIEGPISAEFIGQSIAKHQSKHTIGAHNIFLGQVRADVHGDTAVKAIEYTAYEEMANEKLDAIREKAFEKYDLICMHIYHSLGVVQAGEVCLFVFVSATRRKQVYEATESIVNWIKEDVPIFGKEIFENEAFTWKTNTK; this is encoded by the coding sequence ATGGGAAAGAAAACCGTATTTATAGAAGGCCCTATTTCGGCTGAATTTATAGGGCAATCCATAGCCAAACATCAAAGCAAGCACACGATTGGTGCACACAATATTTTTCTGGGACAAGTACGTGCAGATGTGCATGGCGATACAGCGGTAAAAGCAATCGAGTACACCGCTTATGAAGAAATGGCCAATGAAAAGCTAGACGCCATCCGCGAAAAAGCATTCGAAAAATACGATTTAATTTGCATGCATATTTACCATAGTTTGGGCGTGGTGCAAGCTGGCGAAGTTTGTTTGTTTGTATTCGTATCAGCCACAAGAAGAAAACAAGTATATGAAGCTACCGAATCGATTGTCAATTGGATAAAAGAAGACGTACCCATCTTTGGCAAAGAAATATTCGAAAACGAAGCATTCACTTGGAAAACAAATACGAAGTAG
- a CDS encoding molybdenum cofactor guanylyltransferase — protein sequence MKTIVVSILCGGKSSRMQSEKGLALYQGIPFIEHIIKAVLPIATEIQLITNTADYDYLEYKKIKDIELDKGPIGGIYSALTHSSSELNLIVSCDVPLISTELLLELLEKHQENATVTVFADRERIHPLIGIYSKKVLPILKDAIVNSNLRMMEMIHNVDAQIIKVGDDKSNQFRNINTITELNELNTNLS from the coding sequence ATGAAAACAATAGTAGTATCAATTCTTTGTGGTGGCAAAAGTAGCCGAATGCAGTCCGAAAAAGGATTGGCACTTTATCAAGGGATTCCTTTTATTGAGCACATTATAAAAGCGGTTTTGCCCATTGCAACCGAGATACAATTGATTACCAATACTGCTGATTATGATTATTTGGAGTATAAAAAAATAAAAGATATTGAATTGGACAAAGGGCCAATTGGCGGAATTTATTCGGCTTTGACACATTCTAGTTCCGAATTAAATTTGATAGTTAGCTGTGATGTTCCTTTAATTTCAACGGAGTTGTTACTAGAGTTGCTGGAAAAACACCAAGAGAATGCAACAGTTACAGTATTTGCCGACAGGGAGCGCATTCATCCTTTGATAGGGATTTATTCTAAAAAAGTACTACCAATTTTAAAAGACGCTATTGTCAATTCTAATTTAAGAATGATGGAAATGATACACAATGTAGACGCTCAAATTATTAAAGTGGGCGATGATAAAAGCAATCAATTTCGAAATATAAATACGATTACCGAATTAAATGAACTGAATACCAATTTATCCTAG
- the moeB gene encoding molybdopterin-synthase adenylyltransferase MoeB has protein sequence METTRYNRQLILPEVGENGQEKLQQAKVLIIGLGGLGAAVLPYLAAAGIGEIGLIDEDVIEVSNLQRQVIYKTASVGNSKVEEAKNRALELNPTLKINAIVERVNGKNALSLFEQYDIIVDGTDNLSSKYLINDACCVTKKPFVYGSVYKFEGQVSVFNYQNGPTYRCVFPEENAAVRNCNEAGVMGISVGIIGMFQANEVLKMVLGIGEVLAGKLLVYNMLNSDQQKFEFSKKQIVKTDKTTFDHKYNVATTRNFEIPTSVAMEQINQPEVVFLDVRNLEESPKLAQSNCIQIPLSELEQELHQLNPQSKIIVFCQSGIRSKTAVTLLRKNQFISAFSIMGGMNAMTKFEPNETLFVS, from the coding sequence ATGGAAACAACACGATACAACCGACAACTCATTCTTCCTGAAGTAGGCGAAAACGGACAGGAAAAATTACAGCAAGCCAAAGTTTTGATTATTGGACTTGGTGGTTTAGGCGCGGCAGTTTTACCGTATTTGGCCGCAGCAGGAATTGGCGAAATAGGATTGATTGATGAAGATGTAATTGAAGTAAGTAACTTGCAACGCCAAGTGATTTATAAAACCGCTTCGGTAGGAAATAGCAAAGTGGAGGAAGCAAAAAATAGGGCTTTGGAGCTGAATCCAACCTTAAAAATAAATGCGATTGTAGAAAGAGTAAATGGTAAAAACGCACTTTCTTTATTCGAGCAGTATGATATTATTGTCGATGGAACGGATAATTTAAGTAGTAAATATTTAATCAATGATGCTTGTTGCGTTACCAAGAAACCATTTGTTTATGGTTCTGTTTATAAATTTGAAGGGCAGGTTTCCGTATTTAATTATCAAAATGGACCCACGTATCGTTGTGTATTCCCAGAGGAAAATGCCGCGGTGAGGAACTGTAATGAAGCCGGGGTGATGGGAATATCCGTTGGAATCATAGGAATGTTTCAAGCCAACGAGGTTTTAAAAATGGTTTTAGGGATAGGAGAAGTGTTAGCAGGTAAATTACTGGTTTACAATATGCTTAATAGCGATCAACAAAAATTTGAATTTTCAAAAAAACAAATTGTAAAGACTGACAAAACGACTTTCGATCATAAATACAACGTAGCAACTACTCGAAATTTTGAAATTCCTACTTCGGTAGCAATGGAGCAAATCAATCAGCCCGAAGTTGTTTTTCTAGATGTTCGTAATCTAGAAGAATCTCCAAAATTAGCACAATCCAATTGTATCCAAATTCCGTTAAGTGAACTGGAGCAGGAATTACATCAATTGAATCCCCAAAGTAAAATAATTGTTTTTTGCCAATCAGGAATTCGATCTAAAACTGCAGTAACGCTGCTAAGAAAAAATCAGTTCATTTCGGCCTTTAGTATAATGGGCGGAATGAATGCAATGACCAAATTTGAACCTAACGAAACGCTTTTTGTTTCTTAA
- a CDS encoding two-component regulator propeller domain-containing protein, producing the protein MKKRLQLFVLFLVSVFITSCKQNQTNVAKDSITADGKDFVTMYGPTTMVRNVKQDKKGNILIAASLAGVFRYDGKSFTNLTTKLGSLRFWDVLEDRHGNLWFATTDSGVYYYNGKSFQHFTTKDGLVNNRVMSIYEDKAGVIWFGTGGGVSRYDGNSFQNFTTKEGLSSNDITTIMGDKTGKLWFGTRGEACFYDGKTFTIFKNKEGKAFNNVWSIMEDKQGTIWFGGSIIEDKKGDTVVVSVGLWRYNGNTFTKVTNRGASAIIEDRKGNIWTTGAVNPNGTGGWTLSRYDKKSLYSKKPTVTEIMSISGTGMLCGILEANDGSIWFGSFSGVYRYDGKTITDFKEKKSKK; encoded by the coding sequence ATGAAAAAACGCTTACAATTATTTGTTCTATTCTTAGTGTCAGTGTTTATCACTTCTTGTAAACAAAATCAAACAAACGTAGCTAAAGATAGTATCACGGCAGATGGCAAAGATTTTGTTACTATGTACGGGCCAACCACAATGGTTCGTAATGTAAAGCAAGATAAAAAAGGAAACATTTTGATTGCTGCATCATTAGCTGGTGTATTTCGATACGATGGAAAATCGTTTACTAATCTCACAACTAAGTTAGGTTCGCTCAGATTCTGGGATGTTCTAGAAGATCGACACGGAAACCTTTGGTTTGCTACTACTGATTCTGGTGTTTACTATTACAATGGGAAATCATTTCAACATTTTACTACCAAGGATGGACTTGTTAATAATCGGGTGATGTCTATTTATGAAGATAAAGCTGGCGTTATTTGGTTTGGGACAGGTGGTGGAGTAAGCCGTTATGATGGGAATTCTTTTCAAAATTTCACAACTAAAGAAGGGCTTTCTAGTAACGACATTACAACTATTATGGGAGATAAGACAGGGAAGTTATGGTTTGGAACCAGAGGCGAGGCCTGTTTTTATGATGGAAAAACATTTACGATTTTCAAAAACAAAGAGGGTAAAGCCTTTAACAACGTTTGGTCGATAATGGAAGATAAGCAAGGCACTATTTGGTTTGGTGGATCCATAATCGAAGATAAAAAAGGTGATACTGTGGTCGTTTCAGTTGGTCTTTGGCGCTATAACGGCAATACTTTTACTAAGGTAACAAACAGAGGTGCTTCTGCGATAATCGAAGATAGAAAAGGAAACATCTGGACTACTGGTGCAGTAAATCCAAATGGGACTGGAGGTTGGACACTTTCCCGTTATGATAAAAAGTCATTGTACAGTAAAAAGCCCACTGTAACCGAAATAATGTCAATAAGTGGAACAGGAATGCTTTGTGGCATATTGGAAGCTAATGATGGAAGTATTTGGTTTGGATCTTTTAGTGGAGTGTATCGTTATGATGGAAAGACAATTACGGACTTTAAAGAAAAGAAGAGTAAGAAATAA
- the cobA gene encoding uroporphyrinogen-III C-methyltransferase: protein MKKVHTPKLTIVGAGPGDVDLITIKALKALETADVVLYDALVNEELLSYAPQAEAVFVGKRFGCHAYSQDQINDLIVVMAKKHGHVVRLKGGDPFVFGRGSEEIEYAQQFGLETAIVPGISSALGVPASNGISLTQRKVSESFWVITGTTSDHKLSKDVSLASQSSATVVILMGMHKLNEIVTLYQKNRTDDLPIAIIQNGTTASQKKVSGKISSILELVKEQELASPAIIIIGEVVGHTSKLTSFVKEEEMEDEFILQNLNEIA, encoded by the coding sequence ATGAAAAAAGTACATACACCAAAGTTAACCATCGTAGGGGCTGGGCCTGGAGATGTAGATTTGATTACAATAAAAGCCTTAAAAGCATTAGAAACTGCCGATGTAGTTTTGTATGATGCGCTGGTGAACGAAGAATTATTAAGTTATGCTCCGCAAGCTGAAGCTGTTTTTGTAGGCAAGCGTTTTGGATGTCATGCGTACAGTCAAGATCAAATCAACGACCTGATTGTTGTCATGGCGAAAAAACACGGACATGTAGTGCGCTTGAAAGGGGGCGATCCATTCGTTTTTGGAAGAGGAAGTGAAGAAATAGAATACGCACAGCAATTTGGTTTAGAAACGGCTATTGTACCTGGAATTTCATCCGCATTGGGTGTGCCTGCTTCTAATGGAATTAGTTTAACGCAACGTAAAGTATCCGAAAGTTTTTGGGTAATTACAGGAACAACATCCGATCATAAGTTGTCTAAGGATGTGAGCTTGGCTTCTCAATCGTCTGCTACAGTTGTTATCTTGATGGGGATGCATAAACTAAATGAAATTGTAACTTTATACCAAAAGAATAGAACCGATGATTTGCCTATTGCTATTATTCAAAACGGAACTACCGCTTCACAAAAAAAAGTAAGCGGAAAAATAAGCTCTATTTTGGAATTAGTTAAAGAACAAGAATTGGCTTCGCCAGCGATAATTATCATTGGAGAAGTGGTGGGACATACGTCAAAATTGACTTCCTTTGTTAAAGAAGAAGAGATGGAAGACGAGTTCATTTTGCAAAATTTAAATGAAATAGCATGA
- the glp gene encoding gephyrin-like molybdotransferase Glp — protein MIQVDHALSIIAENSSKMPVKKIKVGKSLGFILAEAIYSPIDMPPFRQSAMDGYAFVHSELSTFSVVSSSQAGDYSNLKLGLNEAIRIFTGAYVPDDANTVVMQEHTTATKDSIHIDKLPVPFSNVRNKGEQIEKGKLVLDKNTIITPAAIGFFACLGISEIKVYSKPKIAILVTGNELVKVGKKLPKGKIYESNSVMLEAALKEVGIKKTTIFRVKDNLKATSKMVESCLAHFDVILISGGISVGDYDFVKEALLQNGVEELFYKINQKPGKPLFFGKKEEKLVFALPGNPASSLTCFYVYALPALKKRLGFTDIHLPKMNRKITTNFQNNTGKTLFLKGFYDDDCVTVLESQSSAMLNTFAVANCFIYVPHTVVDIQENHEVQIIPFN, from the coding sequence ATGATTCAAGTAGATCACGCCTTGTCGATTATAGCAGAGAACAGTAGTAAAATGCCTGTCAAGAAAATTAAAGTGGGTAAGTCACTAGGGTTTATTTTGGCGGAAGCCATTTATTCTCCTATAGATATGCCGCCCTTCCGACAATCGGCAATGGATGGATATGCGTTTGTACATAGTGAATTGTCGACATTTTCTGTGGTTAGTAGTTCGCAAGCAGGAGATTATTCTAATTTAAAACTAGGACTAAACGAAGCAATTAGAATATTTACGGGAGCTTATGTTCCGGATGATGCTAATACGGTGGTAATGCAAGAGCATACCACTGCAACTAAAGATTCAATCCATATTGACAAATTACCAGTTCCCTTCTCAAATGTTAGAAATAAGGGGGAACAAATAGAAAAGGGGAAATTAGTTTTAGATAAAAATACAATTATAACACCTGCTGCAATTGGTTTTTTTGCTTGCTTGGGCATTTCGGAAATCAAAGTGTATTCGAAACCAAAAATAGCGATTTTGGTCACAGGTAATGAACTGGTAAAAGTGGGTAAGAAATTACCTAAAGGAAAAATATACGAAAGTAATTCGGTGATGCTAGAAGCAGCATTAAAAGAAGTTGGAATAAAGAAAACAACCATTTTTAGAGTAAAAGACAATTTAAAGGCGACGTCAAAAATGGTCGAAAGTTGTTTGGCTCATTTTGATGTGATTCTTATTTCTGGTGGAATATCCGTTGGAGATTATGATTTTGTCAAAGAAGCTCTGTTGCAAAATGGAGTAGAGGAGTTGTTTTATAAAATAAATCAAAAACCGGGAAAACCTTTGTTTTTTGGTAAAAAAGAAGAAAAATTAGTTTTTGCCTTGCCGGGAAATCCTGCTTCTTCTTTAACTTGTTTTTATGTGTATGCGTTACCAGCGTTAAAAAAGCGTTTGGGATTCACGGATATTCATTTGCCAAAAATGAACCGAAAAATAACGACCAATTTTCAGAATAATACAGGCAAGACATTATTTTTAAAAGGATTTTACGATGATGATTGTGTGACTGTTTTAGAAAGTCAGAGTTCAGCGATGTTGAACACTTTTGCGGTTGCCAATTGTTTTATTTATGTGCCGCATACGGTGGTAGATATTCAAGAAAATCACGAAGTACAAATTATTCCCTTTAATTAA
- a CDS encoding MoaD/ThiS family protein gives MITIKYFGAIAEKAKTEGEALSFSNQSLQDVINTLDQKHELSTLSYSIAVNQKIIQDTQSYLLESNDIVALLPPFAGG, from the coding sequence ATGATTACGATAAAATATTTTGGTGCCATTGCCGAGAAAGCAAAAACCGAAGGAGAAGCACTTTCTTTTTCGAATCAATCGTTGCAGGATGTAATAAACACATTAGATCAAAAACACGAATTGAGCACGCTTTCTTATAGCATTGCAGTGAACCAAAAAATAATTCAAGATACCCAATCGTATCTTTTAGAAAGCAATGATATTGTTGCTTTATTGCCTCCTTTTGCGGGTGGTTGA
- a CDS encoding MarR family winged helix-turn-helix transcriptional regulator, with the protein MDEKIVHQIRSFNRNYVRTIGLLENTILNTGYSLTEAHILNEVTSQPNSTATSINKELKLDEGYLSRVIKRLISKSLITKKQSLTDKRVYVINPTDKGKTEYQKLDILSSQMVIANIDHLKQEEQLELVALLDRVQLLLKKQ; encoded by the coding sequence ATGGATGAAAAAATAGTACACCAAATTAGAAGCTTCAATAGAAACTACGTGAGGACGATAGGATTATTAGAAAACACGATTTTGAATACTGGCTATTCCCTAACCGAAGCGCATATTTTAAATGAAGTCACCTCTCAACCTAATTCGACCGCAACAAGCATAAATAAGGAATTAAAGCTAGATGAAGGATATTTGAGTAGAGTTATAAAACGGTTGATTTCGAAATCGTTGATTACCAAAAAACAATCGCTAACTGATAAAAGAGTTTACGTCATTAATCCCACTGATAAAGGAAAAACTGAATATCAAAAATTGGATATTCTTTCCTCCCAAATGGTAATTGCAAATATCGATCATTTAAAGCAAGAAGAGCAATTAGAGCTTGTCGCACTATTAGATAGAGTGCAATTATTACTGAAAAAACAGTAG
- a CDS encoding transposase: protein MSRNYKFHNPEGLYFISFAVVGWLDVFTRNEYKDLFLESVAFCQKNKGLEIHAWCIMSNHVHLVFRSINDQNPELLIGDLKRFTSRSIVKSIQENPRESRKEFLLDFFKKEAEKSSNVKHHQFWRHDNKPIDCGAIK, encoded by the coding sequence ATGAGTAGAAATTATAAATTCCATAATCCAGAGGGTTTGTATTTTATAAGTTTTGCAGTTGTAGGTTGGTTAGATGTATTTACTCGTAATGAATACAAAGATTTATTTCTTGAAAGTGTAGCATTTTGTCAAAAAAACAAAGGATTAGAAATTCATGCTTGGTGCATTATGAGTAATCATGTGCATTTAGTTTTTAGAAGTATAAACGATCAAAATCCTGAGTTATTAATTGGGGATTTAAAACGGTTTACTAGTCGTTCGATTGTAAAAAGTATACAAGAAAATCCGAGGGAGAGCAGGAAAGAATTCTTGTTGGACTTTTTTAAAAAAGAAGCAGAGAAAAGTTCCAATGTCAAACATCATCAATTCTGGCGACACGACAACAAACCAATAGATTGTGGAGCAATAAAGTAA